The genomic DNA CCATGCGATCAGTGAGCCGCAGCCAACTGGTGACAGTGGGGCTGGGCCTGGGGGCTGTCGGAGGATTTGTCGGCGGCCTGCTCCGTGAACGGAGCGCATTGGCCGCCGCACGCGATGCGGCGGGCGAAGGAAGCGAGGAACAGCCTTCATGGGACGGCGGCTCGTACCGCTCACACTGGATAACCTTCCCGATCTCCCCAAGCGGTGCCGCTCGTGTGTCTTCTGGGAGCTTGATCCGGTCAGTGGGGAAGCTGCGATAAAGGCAGGTACCCCGGAGCTGGAGAAGGAAGCCTGGATCTCCGCAGTCCTTCTGGAATGGGGATCCTGCGGCCGTGTCGTCTATGTGGATGACATCCCGGTCGGCTTCGTTCTCTATGCGCCACCGGCGTATGTGCCGCGCTCGACCGCCTTTCCCACAAGCCCGGTCTCCCCCGATGCCGTGCAGTTGATGACTGCTTGGATCACGCCCGGCTACCAGGGGCAGGGGCTGGGGCGGGTCATGGTGCAGACCGTCGCCAAGGACCTGCTGCGACGGGGATTCAAGGCGATCGAAGCGTTCGGCGATGCCCGGTGGAAGGAGCCGGCGTGCGTGCTCCCGGCGGACCATCTGCTGGCGGTGGGCTTCAAGACCGTACGTCCGCATCCGGTGCATCCACGGCTGCGACTGGAGTTGCGCACGACGCTCTCATGGAAGGAAGACGTCGAACTGGCACTGGATCGGCTGCTCGGTGCCGTACAGAAGGAACCGGCGCTGCGGCCG from Streptomyces sp. NBC_01707 includes the following:
- a CDS encoding GNAT family N-acetyltransferase — protein: MGRRLVPLTLDNLPDLPKRCRSCVFWELDPVSGEAAIKAGTPELEKEAWISAVLLEWGSCGRVVYVDDIPVGFVLYAPPAYVPRSTAFPTSPVSPDAVQLMTAWITPGYQGQGLGRVMVQTVAKDLLRRGFKAIEAFGDARWKEPACVLPADHLLAVGFKTVRPHPVHPRLRLELRTTLSWKEDVELALDRLLGAVQKEPALRPL